A part of Rhinolophus ferrumequinum isolate MPI-CBG mRhiFer1 chromosome 11, mRhiFer1_v1.p, whole genome shotgun sequence genomic DNA contains:
- the LOC117031131 gene encoding olfactory receptor 52M1: MLTFHNVCSAPSSFRLTGIPGLESLHIWLSIPFGSMYLVAVVGNITILAVVRVEHSLHQPMYFFLCMLAVIDLVLSTSTMPKLLGIFWFGADDIGLDACLAQMFLIHCFATVESGIFLAMALDRYVAICDPLHHSTVLTHTVVGRLGMAALLRGVFYIGPLPLMIRLRLPVYKARVILHSYCEHMAVVTLACGDSRLNNIYGLSIGFLVLILDSVAIAASYVMIFRAVMGLATPEARLKTLGTCGSHICAILIFYVPIAVSSLIHRFGHQVPPPVHTLLANFYLLIPPILNPIVYAIRTKQIRERLLQVLKIGAKVR; this comes from the coding sequence ATGCTCACTTTTCATAATGTCTGCTCGGCACCCAGCTCCTTCCGGCTCACCGGCATCCCAGGGCTGGAGTCCCTGCATATCTGGCTCTCCATTCCCTTTGGCTCCATGTACCTGGTGGCTGTGGTGGGGAATATCACCATTCTGGCTGTGGTAAGGGTGGAACATAGCCTGCACcagcccatgtacttcttcctgtGCATGTTGGCTGTCATTGACCTGGTTCTGTCCACTTCCACTATGCCCAAACTGCTGGGAATcttctggtttggtgctgatgaCATTGGCCTGGATGCCTGCTTGGCTCAAATGTTTCTCATCCACTGCTTTGCCACGGTTGAGTCAGGCATCTTCCTTGCCATGGCTCTTGACCGCTATGTGGCTATCTGTGACCCATTACATCATAGCACAGTGCTCACTCATACTGTGGTGGGGCGTCTGGGGATGGCTGCCCTCCTCCGGGGTGTATtctacattggacccctgccccTGATGATCCGTTTGCGGCTGCCCGTTTACAAAGCCCGTGTCATCTTGCACTCCTACTGTGAACATATGGCAGTGGTCACCTTGGCGTGTGGTGACAGCAGGCTCAATAATATCTATGGCCTAAGCATTGGCTTTCTGGTGCTGATCCTGGACTCAGTGGCCATTGCTGCCTCTTATGTGATGATTTTCAGGGCTGTGATGGGGCTGGCCACCCCTGAGGCCAGGCTTAAAACTCTGGGGACATGTGGTTCTCACATCTGTGCAATTCTGATATTTTATGTTCCCATTGCCGTTTCCTCCCTCATTCACCGATTTGGTCACCAGGTGCCTCCTCCAGTCCATACTCTGTTGGCAAACTTCTACCTCCTCATTCCTCCAATCCTCAATCCTATTGTCTATGCTATCCGCACCAAGCAGATCCGAGAGCGGCTTCTCCAAGTCCTGAAGATAGGAGCTAAGGTTAGATGA